A genomic segment from Candidatus Latescibacterota bacterium encodes:
- a CDS encoding sulfurtransferase TusA family protein — protein sequence MADEGNNIRWDVELDCVGLYCPIPVASTREEMDELEEGQILKVMADDPAAEEDITRWARRTGNNLLSLEKEGLVMTFLIRKGNQDE from the coding sequence ATGGCAGATGAAGGTAATAACATAAGATGGGACGTGGAGCTTGACTGTGTGGGGTTGTATTGTCCCATACCGGTAGCAAGTACCCGTGAAGAGATGGATGAACTGGAAGAAGGGCAGATATTGAAAGTGATGGCTGACGATCCAGCCGCAGAGGAAGATATAACGAGGTGGGCCAGGAGGACGGGAAACAACCTTCTAAGCCTGGAGAAGGAAGGCCTCGTAATGACATTCCTGATACGAAAGGGGAATCAGGATGAGTAA
- a CDS encoding DsrE/DsrF/DrsH-like family protein translates to MSKKKDKILYVQTSGVDTPERLYSPFILGMSATAMGVEASIFFMIKGVTVVKNGEAEKVKMGTFPDLKSIIDQAVSAGVKLYVCEQSTQLFGMARGDFIPEAKIVGAATLTDLSLDADVVMTL, encoded by the coding sequence ATGAGTAAGAAAAAGGATAAGATCCTTTATGTCCAGACCAGCGGTGTAGATACTCCCGAACGGCTCTATTCGCCTTTTATTCTCGGGATGTCGGCTACCGCGATGGGCGTGGAAGCTTCGATCTTCTTCATGATAAAGGGAGTGACTGTAGTAAAGAACGGAGAGGCGGAGAAGGTAAAGATGGGAACCTTTCCCGATCTGAAATCGATAATCGACCAGGCGGTAAGTGCCGGCGTAAAGCTCTATGTCTGCGAACAGAGTACTCAACTGTTTGGGATGGCCAGGGGCGATTTCATCCCGGAAGCAAAGATAGTGGGGGCCGCGACTCTCACAGATCTTTCGCTTGATGCGGATGTCGTGATGACGTTGTAG
- a CDS encoding 4Fe-4S binding protein, translating into MKRQIIKIDDEKCNGCGLCIPDCPEGALLLIDGKARLVSDLFCDGLGACIGTCPEGAISVEEREAEPYDERKVMDNIIDHGMNTIVAHLKHLDDHGETGFLKTALEYLGEKGIEVPGFGGESEPEVAGEAAAPPGGGCSGCLGTMAIDMREDEKTSENASIGNQEIESELRQWPVQLKLLNPGASYFDDADLLVAADCSPFAYADFHRKFVKGKIVIMFCPKLDHGLEEYIDKLAVIFSTHKIPSITILKMEVPCCGGVGVIIRKAMEKAGVDIDLKEITVSVGGKIL; encoded by the coding sequence ATGAAAAGGCAGATAATAAAGATCGATGATGAGAAGTGTAACGGTTGCGGATTATGTATACCGGATTGTCCGGAGGGAGCCCTTCTGCTGATAGACGGAAAGGCGAGGCTTGTGAGCGACCTGTTTTGTGACGGGCTCGGAGCATGCATAGGCACATGCCCGGAGGGGGCTATCTCGGTCGAGGAGAGGGAGGCAGAGCCATACGACGAGCGAAAGGTGATGGATAACATCATCGACCATGGAATGAATACTATCGTAGCTCATCTCAAGCATCTGGACGACCACGGAGAGACCGGTTTTCTCAAGACCGCTCTGGAATATCTTGGAGAAAAGGGAATCGAAGTGCCGGGATTTGGAGGGGAGAGCGAACCGGAGGTGGCTGGAGAAGCAGCCGCGCCGCCGGGAGGGGGCTGTTCAGGATGCCTTGGGACGATGGCGATCGATATGCGTGAGGATGAAAAGACTTCGGAGAACGCTTCCATCGGCAATCAGGAGATCGAGTCCGAGCTTCGGCAGTGGCCTGTGCAGCTTAAACTTCTCAACCCAGGGGCTTCCTATTTTGATGATGCCGATCTTCTCGTCGCGGCAGATTGTTCGCCCTTCGCCTACGCGGATTTTCACAGGAAATTCGTGAAGGGGAAAATAGTGATCATGTTCTGCCCCAAGCTGGATCACGGGCTTGAGGAATATATAGATAAGCTGGCAGTTATCTTTTCTACTCACAAGATACCGTCAATAACGATCCTGAAGATGGAAGTGCCGTGCTGCGGTGGTGTGGGCGTGATCATCAGAAAGGCCATGGAGAAAGCCGGGGTCGATATCGATCTGAAGGAGATCACTGTATCTGTCGGAGGAAAGATATTATGA